One Gossypium hirsutum isolate 1008001.06 chromosome A08, Gossypium_hirsutum_v2.1, whole genome shotgun sequence genomic window, ttattgttggtctGATGATTAAACCGATCAATTTGGTTGAACCTAAAGTTGTGGTCTATTCTGTTTAACCACCAATCCAATTATTAAAGCACTGAATGTAACATTTTAAGACTGTACCACATCATcacctaaaaatatatattttttaattttcaggtGATAATGTGACATAATCTCATAGCATCAGATCATCAAACTTTTATGTTTTTCAACTttagaaattaaaacaaacttaattatcaaattcaaatactaaAGTATCCTAAAAAAAATAAGACATCGAAATAAACTCAGATGTCAAATTCAATGACCAATTGATacattaaaaacatataattctaACTATTATTATTTGCatgattttttagttaaaaaagaGACAAAATTATAAACTTGTTAGGATAGTTACCAGAACAGTTCAAAACATTTCGGTCCAAACCCACAAGGTTATAAACTGAGCTCACATGATGATATCCCAGACTAAGCTCGTTTGCCACCTACTCCCCTGCAATGTTATATGTGCATGAAAATTCCtatcacatgttaaatttaaAGTAGAGTATGTGTTTATATGCATAGAGCTTATAATTAACGTGTCATCTCAATAAATAAtattcatatcatataaatagataaatattaacgaaaaaagaagagagaaaaattcctcaacaaaaatcaaacatataaattattaaatatgaattttaagtaaaaaatgaATTATACAGTATCTCCGCAGCCGTACGTATATGATATATCCTATAAAAACTGGGTGTATATATATCTGCACGTCCAATATATGTAGCTGCAGATGTAATACAGAAGTAAACCGTGAGCTCTAAGCTGAAAATAGCTATGTCCTCCAATAATCCAATTTCCAATTTCCAAGACGTGCCTTGGAAACAACGATTCTACAGGTCCATGCTTGGCTACGGTATCCACTTCTCTCGCCGTTCCGATGGCACCATCAACCGCTTCATCATGAACCTATTCGACCTCAAAGCTCAGCCTTCCAAACAACCTATCGACGGCGTCATAACTTCCGACACCGTCGTTGACGCCACTCGCAACCTCTACTTCCGTCTCTTTCTTCCTTCCCTCGAACAAAACACCAACATGCCACTCATCGTGTACTTTCACGGCGGTGGCTTTGCATATATGTCGGCGAACTCCATAGCTTGTGATGAGCTTTGTAGAAACCTTTGTAAGAAAATCGGTGCGGTGATAATATCCGTTAATTACAGGTTATCCCCGGAGCATAAATACCCATCTCAATACGACGACGGATTTGATGTCTTGAAGTTCATCGACGAAAATGCTAATACCAAAAATTTGCCTTCGAATGTTAATTTAAAGCAGTGTTTCATCGCCGGTGATAGTGCCGGTGGCAACTTGGCACACCACGTGACGGTGAAAGCGTGCGAGTATAGATTAAGAAACGTGAAGCTGATAGGGTTAATAGCAATACAACCGTTCTTTGGCGGGGAAGAAAGGACGGAATCGGAAAATAGATTAGTTGACG contains:
- the LOC107928319 gene encoding probable carboxylesterase 18, giving the protein MSSNNPISNFQDVPWKQRFYRSMLGYGIHFSRRSDGTINRFIMNLFDLKAQPSKQPIDGVITSDTVVDATRNLYFRLFLPSLEQNTNMPLIVYFHGGGFAYMSANSIACDELCRNLCKKIGAVIISVNYRLSPEHKYPSQYDDGFDVLKFIDENANTKNLPSNVNLKQCFIAGDSAGGNLAHHVTVKACEYRLRNVKLIGLIAIQPFFGGEERTESENRLVDAPVLSVKGTDWLWKTFLPEGSDRDHPACNVFGPKSVDDIRRLKFPATMVVVGGVDPLYDWQIRYYEGLKKCGKEAYLIEYPNAFHSFYGAPELKESGLLMEEVKDFIGKLIK